TATCGGTGATGTGAAGGGCAAACGGGCCATCATGATTGATGATATGATTGATACTGCTGGGACGATTACCCTAGGGGCGCAAGCCTTGATGGATGCTGGTGCGACGGATGTCTATGCTAGCTGTACGCATCCAGTCCTTTCAGGCCCAGCAATTGAACGGATTGAAAAGTCACCAATCAAGAAATTAATTGTGACAGATTCGATTGCTTTACCCGCTGAAAAGCAGATTGATAAGATTGTTCAAGTTTCCGTGGGACAATTGATGGGTCAAGCCATTAAGTTCATTCATGAAAACAAACCAGTTAGTCCATTGTTCAAAAATCGGTTCCATAACGAAGAAAACTAGACTAATTTTTAATGACGAAGTGTTTGGGCAATAACCCAAACACTTTTTTTATTACTAAAACCTACAATTAGGGTTATTTGTGGCTACAATGGAAGTATTGAACTAAAAGGGAGGTGGGGTGACATGAATTGGTTTTACTGGGGTAGTTTGGCTTTGGTCATTGCGGTCACGTTACAATTGACGGATCGGCGGCGCTGGTTAACGGGGTATTTTGTGAGTGCTGCAATTATCGGACTGGCCTTAGCAGCCTATCGGACAGTTAGCAATCAAGCGAGTCCCCTCTGGCAATTTATTATCGTGGGGCTAAAATTAGTGGGTTATTTGGTGTTACCAATCCTCGTATTGGTCGTGGCCCTGAGTTTTATTCGGTATAGTTATCGTTTAATTCGTAAGGAAGGCTGGCACTTACATTATAGTTTGTTGGCAATTGTCGGTGTTTTATTGGTTACCATGCTTGGATTATTGGCGTTAAATGGGTTGCGCTGGCGACAACGCTGGCTCTGGGAATTATTGGGGCTAGCGGTAGTACTAACGGCCTATTTTGCGGCCGGATTTTTGGCGTATCTGGTAGCGGGGGTGACGACGCGGTTAGGTCGGCGTGGCCCGGTCGATGCAATTATTGTGTTAGGCGCTGGCTTAATGCCAGATGGTCGACCGACACGGACCTTAAGTTACCGATTAAAAGCGGCGGCTAAATTTTATCGTGGGCAACGCGCGCAACATCATCAACCAATTAAGTTAATTGTTTCAGGGGGTCAAGGGGCGGATGAAATCATGGCTGAAAGTACGGCTATGCGCCAAT
This genomic window from Lactobacillus sp. CBA3606 contains:
- a CDS encoding YdcF family protein — protein: MNWFYWGSLALVIAVTLQLTDRRRWLTGYFVSAAIIGLALAAYRTVSNQASPLWQFIIVGLKLVGYLVLPILVLVVALSFIRYSYRLIRKEGWHLHYSLLAIVGVLLVTMLGLLALNGLRWRQRWLWELLGLAVVLTAYFAAGFLAYLVAGVTTRLGRRGPVDAIIVLGAGLMPDGRPTRTLSYRLKAAAKFYRGQRAQHHQPIKLIVSGGQGADEIMAESTAMRQYLVALGIPVDVIQEENQSTSTLENLKFSHTWLVKRQPFYRAVVVTSDYHVLRANILARRLRLNMVSRGARTPWYYVPFAMFREYLALIVLYHWANIVAVIGLTLVYGAWLVKLI